A single region of the Streptomyces caelestis genome encodes:
- a CDS encoding ABC transporter permease — translation MKTSAKRGHRSRIALVNAVPVTLFLLVLFVYPIVGVLSLSLEGDTGGFTLHWYTDALSGVNLSVLISTLRISAETAVLSLLVGFGLAHAIARMRPVFAALAMLIVVVPHFISALVRTYGWIIMLGEHGLINTLLTSVDAPGAPYSLLYNETGVVIGTTSVMLPYTVLILQGVMRGVDRRLLAAAAGFGAGRLTIFRRVYLPLVAPGVGTAGLLSFILCLGYYITPALMGGDKQTVVAALIDQQVMKQDQWNSAAAFGVILLLLTFAGLGVLGLAKLRRTKAHARRSSS, via the coding sequence GTGAAAACATCCGCGAAGCGCGGGCACCGCTCCCGCATCGCACTGGTCAACGCCGTCCCGGTGACGCTGTTCCTCCTCGTCCTGTTCGTCTATCCGATCGTCGGCGTCCTCTCCCTCAGCCTCGAAGGGGACACCGGCGGCTTCACCCTCCACTGGTACACCGACGCCCTCAGCGGCGTGAACCTGTCCGTGCTGATCTCCACGCTGCGGATCTCCGCGGAAACCGCGGTGCTCAGCCTGCTGGTGGGCTTCGGCCTGGCCCACGCCATCGCCCGGATGCGGCCCGTCTTCGCCGCGCTGGCGATGCTGATCGTGGTCGTGCCGCACTTCATCAGTGCCCTGGTGCGTACCTACGGCTGGATCATCATGCTCGGTGAACACGGCCTCATCAACACGCTGCTGACGTCCGTGGACGCCCCCGGCGCGCCGTACTCGCTGCTCTACAACGAGACCGGTGTGGTCATCGGCACCACCTCGGTCATGCTCCCCTACACGGTGCTGATCCTGCAGGGTGTGATGCGCGGCGTCGACCGCAGGCTGCTCGCCGCGGCCGCCGGCTTCGGCGCGGGACGCCTGACCATCTTCCGCAGGGTCTACCTGCCCCTGGTCGCGCCCGGAGTCGGCACGGCCGGCCTGCTCAGCTTCATCCTGTGCCTGGGCTACTACATCACCCCCGCCCTGATGGGCGGCGACAAGCAGACCGTGGTGGCGGCGCTGATCGACCAGCAGGTGATGAAGCAGGACCAGTGGAACTCCGCCGCCGCCTTCGGCGTCATCCTGCTCCTGCTCACCTTCGCCGGCCTGGGCGTGCTCGGCCTGGCCAAGCTCCGCCGCACCAAGGCGCACGCACGAAGGAGCAGCTCATGA
- a CDS encoding ABC transporter ATP-binding protein, whose protein sequence is MPEQTELLASALAPGSNSLTGKSLSVTGLRKSYSGTTVVDGVDMEIAAGEFVTFLGSSGSGKTTTLMMLAGFTEPDSGSIAVDGRDITKLNPGKRDFGFVFQQYLLFPHMTVAENVAFPLQLRGVPKAEIRRRVGETLEAAGLSKFAGRKPRELSGGQQQRVALCRVLVYRPPIVLMDEPLGALDKKLRDQMQTEIKSIQRELGLTVVYVTHDQEEALVLSDRIAIMKDGRIEQFDTPRGLFERPRTPFVADFLGAANFLTGKVEEPAADGCTRVRLDTGGVLTAREHPCVPGQRVRAAVRPGKLRLAGAEDSCCSGTVETAVYVGSLTRITVRLDGADPGTPPLRIETALTPPRPGERVCVTADRADVSVFDATDGG, encoded by the coding sequence ATGCCTGAGCAGACCGAACTTCTCGCCTCGGCCCTGGCCCCGGGGTCCAACTCGCTGACCGGCAAGTCGCTGTCGGTGACGGGGCTGCGCAAGTCCTACAGCGGGACGACGGTGGTCGACGGTGTCGACATGGAGATCGCGGCCGGTGAGTTCGTCACCTTCCTCGGCTCCTCCGGTTCCGGGAAGACCACCACGCTGATGATGCTCGCGGGGTTCACCGAGCCCGACTCCGGCAGCATCGCAGTCGACGGCCGGGACATCACCAAACTCAACCCCGGCAAGCGCGACTTCGGGTTCGTCTTCCAGCAGTACCTGCTCTTCCCGCACATGACGGTCGCGGAGAACGTCGCCTTCCCGCTGCAACTGCGGGGAGTGCCGAAGGCGGAGATCCGCCGCCGCGTGGGCGAGACCCTGGAGGCGGCGGGCCTGTCGAAGTTCGCCGGCCGCAAGCCCCGCGAACTCTCCGGCGGCCAGCAGCAACGCGTGGCCCTGTGCCGGGTGCTGGTCTACCGCCCGCCGATCGTGCTGATGGACGAACCGCTGGGCGCGCTGGACAAGAAGCTCCGTGACCAGATGCAGACCGAGATCAAGTCCATTCAGCGTGAACTGGGCCTGACCGTCGTGTACGTGACACACGACCAGGAGGAAGCCCTGGTCCTGTCCGACCGCATCGCCATCATGAAGGACGGCCGGATCGAGCAGTTCGACACGCCTCGCGGCCTGTTCGAACGCCCCCGCACCCCCTTCGTCGCCGACTTCCTCGGCGCCGCCAACTTCCTCACCGGCAAGGTGGAGGAGCCGGCCGCGGACGGATGCACCCGGGTGCGGCTGGACACCGGCGGCGTGCTCACGGCCCGAGAGCACCCCTGTGTTCCCGGGCAGCGGGTCCGGGCCGCGGTCCGGCCGGGCAAGCTCCGCCTGGCCGGCGCCGAGGACAGCTGTTGTAGCGGCACGGTCGAAACAGCGGTCTACGTCGGTTCACTGACCCGTATCACGGTCCGCCTGGACGGAGCCGATCCCGGCACACCGCCGCTGCGCATCGAGACCGCCCTCACCCCGCCGCGCCCAGGGGAGCGGGTCTGTGTGACCGCCGACCGTGCCGACGTCAGTGTCTTCGACGCCACGGACGGGGGGTGA